From Oncorhynchus tshawytscha isolate Ot180627B linkage group LG11, Otsh_v2.0, whole genome shotgun sequence, the proteins below share one genomic window:
- the LOC112262439 gene encoding otoferlin-like, producing the protein MKPVITDRNYFHLPYFERKPCIYIKSWWQDQRRRLYNANIMDNIADKLEEGLNDVQEVIKTEKAYPERRLRGVLEDLGNGCSQFLTLANKDQNQTGRTKLDKERLKSCMRELESIGQQAKTIRTQVKKNTVRDKIKLVQNFLQKLRFLADEPQHSIPDIYIWMMSNNKRIAYARVPSKDILYSGVDEETGKDCGKVKTIFFKLPGKKGFGAAGWTVQAKTEIYLWLGLNRQRKDFLSGLPNGFEENKMLKGPGSQSAPPISLTYTMKQIFQLRVHMYQARSLFAADSSGLSDPFARVFFSTHSQVTEVLNETLCPTWDQLMVYDNVELFGEVGELRDDPPIIVIEIYDQDTVGKAEFMGRTFAKPITKMADEHYGPPRFPPQLEYYQIYRGNCAAGEMLAAFELLQIGPHGKADLPPIDGPTDMDRGPILPVPLGIRPVLSKYRIEVLFWGLRDLKRVNLVAVDRPRVDIECAGKGVQSSLIQNYKKNPNFGTLVKMFEVDLPENELLHPPLNIRVVDCRAFGRYTLVGNHAVTTLRKFIYRAADKHANNLNTQEEIIVNYEPEPTIKKMETMVKLDSGSDAVVKIEEDEKGGKKKKRKKGGDEVEEEEFDESMLDWWSKYFASIETLMEILKAQEAAMADAEEKEDQDIAAEGGEIKPDDSLVKGKRGKGKKEKKRAGPGDIPEKKKHNIDELQVYPKELENEFDNFEDWLHTFNLFRGKAGDDDDQNMADEDRIIGKFKGSLCMYKVPVSDEMQREMGFDSNMGMFQNIPTNDPINVLVRVYIIRATDLHPADINGKADPYIAIKLGKSDIKDKDNYISKQLNPIFGKSFDIEATFPIDSTLTVSVYDWDLVGTDDLIGETKLDLENRYYSKHRAICGIPSKYAIHGYNVWRDPLKPTQILAKLCKEGKLDGPHYGPGGRVKVANRVFMGPTEIEDENGLKKQTDEHLALTVLKHWEDIPRLGCKLIPEHVETRPLLNPDKPGIEQGRIEMWVDMFPKDMPAPGPAIDISPRKPKKFELRVIIWNTDEVILEDDDIFTGEKSSDIFVRGWLKGQQEDKQDTDVHYHSLTGEGLFNWRFIYPFDYLQAEEKIVISKKESMFAWDETEYKIPARLNLQVWDADHFSADDFLGAIELDLNRFPRGAKTAKQCSINMVLNEKDIPMVSIFKQMRIKGWWPFLARDENDEFELTGKVEAELQLMTAEEAEKNPVGEGRNEPEPLEKPNRPDTAFLWFLMPFKAIKNLICNQYFWLTVKLVVALLLVLVLGLFIYSMPGYMAKKLMGV; encoded by the exons ATGAAACCGGTCATCACCGACAG AAACTATTTCCACCTGCCTTACTTTGAGAGGAAGCCGTGTATTTATATCAAGAGCTGGTGGCAGGACCAGAGAAGAAGACTGTACAACGCCAACATCATGGACAACATCGCAGATAAACTG GAGGAGGGTCTGAACGATGTTCAGGAGGTCATTAAGACAGAGAAGGCCTATCCGGAACGCAGACTGAGAGGGGTCCTGGAGGATCTCGGCAACGGATGCAG TCAATTTCTGACTCTGGCTAACAAAGACCAGAATCAGACTGGGAGGACCAAGCTGGACAAGGAGAGACTCAAGTCCTGCATGAGGGAACTG GAGAGCATAGGTCAGCAGGCTAAGACCATCAGGACGCAGGTGAAAAAGAACACAGTGAGAGATAAGATCAAGCTGGTTCAGAACTTCCTCCAAAAGCTCAGGTTCCTCGCTGATGAG CCGCAGCACAGCATCCCGGACATCTACATCTGGATGATGAGTAACAACAAGCGTATTGCCTACGCCCGTGTCCCCTCCAAAGACATCCTGTACTCCGGGGTGGACGAGGAGACCGGGAAGGACTGTGGCAAAGTCAAAACCATCTTCTTCAAG CTACCTGGTAAGAAGGGCTTTGGGGCAGCTGGCTGGACAGTGCAGGCTAAGACAGAGATCTACCTGTGGCTGGGTCTGAACCGTCAGAGGAAGGACTTCCTGTCTGGGCTGCCCAACGGCTTCGAGGAGAACAAGATGCTGAAaggacctggctcgcagtctgctcCCCCCATCAGCCTCACATACACGA TGAAGCAGATCTTCCAGCTGAGGGTCCATATGTACCAGGCTCGCAGCCTGTTTGCAGCAGACAGCAGCGGCCTCTCAGACCCCTTCGCCAGGGTCTTCTTCTCCACACACAGCCAGGTCACAGAG GTGCTGAATGAGACACTGTGCCCCACCTGGGACCAGCTGATGGTGTATGACAACGTAGAACTGTTCGGAGAAGTCGGAGAACTGAGGGACGACCCGCCTATCATCGTCATAGAAATCTATGACCAGGACACGGTG GGCAAAGCAGAGTTCATGGGCAGGACCTTCGCCAAGCCTATAACCAAGATGGCGGATGAACACTACGGACCTCCACGTTTCCCTCCCCAGCTAGAGTACTATCAGATCTATAGGGGGAACTGCGCCGCTGGAGAAATGCTGGCGGCCTTCGAACTGCTGCAG ATTGGTCCTCATGGTAAAGCTGACCTGCCACCCATCGACGGTCCCACAGACATGGACCGTGGTCCCATCCTACCTGTCCCTCTGGGCATCAGACCAGTCCTCAGCAAGTACAGGATCGAG GTGCTGTTCTGGGGCCTGAGGGACCTGAAGAGGGTCAACCTAGTCGCGGTGGACAGGCCTCGTGTGGACATAGAATGTGCCGGTAAAGGAGTCCAGTCTTCCCTCATCCAGAACTACAAGAAAAATCCCAACTTCGGCACCCTGGTTAAGATGTTTGAGGTG GATCTGCCTGAGAACGAGCTGCTCCACCCTCCCCTGAACATCAGAGTGGTGGACTGCAGAGCTTTCGGTCGTTACACCCTGGTGGGGAACCATGCTGTCACCACCCTACGCAAGTTCATTTACCGGGCAGCAGACAAGCACGCCAACAACTTGAACACtcaag AGGAAATCATTGTCAACTATGAGCCAGAGCCCACCATCAAGAAGATGGAGACCATGGTCAAGCTGGACTCT GGGTCTGATGCTGTGGTTAAAATCGAG GAGGATGAGAAAggagggaagaagaagaaaaggaagaagggaggagatgaggtggaggaggaggagtttgaTGAAAGCATGTTGGATTGGTGGTCCAAGTACTTTGCTTCGATCGAAACTCTGATGGAG ATTCTCAAGGCTCAGGAGGCAGCTATGGCGGATGCTGAGGAGAAAGAGGACCAGGATATTGCTGCTGAGGGCGGAG AGATCAAACCTGATGACTCTCTTGTCAAAGGAAAGAGAGGCAAGGGAaaaaaggagaagaagagggctGGGCCTGGAGACATACCAGAGAAGAAAAAGCACAACATTGATGAGCTACAG GTGTACCCCAAGGAGCTGGAGAATGAGTTTGATAACTTTGAAGACTGGCTTCACACCTTCAACCTGTTCAGAGGGAAGGCCGGAGACGACGACGACCAGAACATGGCGGATGAAGACAGGATTATTGGCAAATTCAAA GGTTCTCTGTGCATGTACAAAGTGCCGGTGTCAGATGAGATGCAGCGGGAGATGGGCTTTGACTCCAACATGGGCATGTTCCAGAACATTCCAACTAATGACCCAATCAACGTCCTAGTCCGGGTCTATATCATCAGG GCTACTGACCTGCACCCAGCGGATATCAATGGAAAAGCAGATCCATACATCGCTATAAAACTGGGCAAGTCAGATATCAAAGACAAAGATAACTACATCTCCAAACAACTCAACCCTATCTTTGGCAA ATCCTTTGACATCGAGGCCACATTTCCCATCGACTCCACACTAACAGTGTCCGTCTATGACTGGGATTTAGTGGGCACTGACGACCTGATTGGGGAGACTAAACTGGATCTGGAGAACCGTTACTACAGCAAACACAGAGCAATATGTGGCATCCCATCTAAATATGCCAT CCATGGATACAACGTGTGGCGGGACCCCCTGAAGCCGACCCAAATCCTGGCCAAGCTGTGTAAGGAGGGTAAGCTGGACGGGCCACACTACGGCCCTGGAGGACGGGTCAAGGTGGCCAACCGGGTCTTCATGGGCCCAACTGAGATCGAAGATGAAAATG GTCTGAAGAAGCAGACGGATGAGCACCTGGCCCTGACAGTGCTGAAGCACTGGGAGGACATCCCCAGGTTGGGCTGTAAACTGATTCCAGAACATGTGGAGACCAGGCCACTCCTCAATCCTGACAAGCCTGGGATCGAACAG GGGAGGATTGAGATGTGGGTGGACATGTTCCCCAAGGATATGCCTGCACCTGGACCTGCCATTGATATTTCACCCAGGAAACCAAAGAA GTTTGAACTGAGGGTGATCATCTGGAACACAGACGAGGTCATTCTGGAGGATGATGACATCTTCACTGGAGAAAAGTCTAGTGATATCTTCGTGCGAGG CTGGCTGAAAGGTCAGCAGGAGGACAAGCAGGACACAGACGTCCACTACCACTCCCTGACAGGGGAGGGTCTCTTCAACTGGCGCTTCATCTACCCCTTTGACTACTTGCAGGCCGAGGAGAAGATCGTCATCTCTAAGAAGGAGTCCATGTTCGCCTGGGACGAGACTGAGTATAAGATCCCTGCTCGACTCAACTTACAAGTCTGGGATGCTGATCACTTCTCTGCAGATGATTTTTTAG GCGCCATTGAGCTAGACCTGAACCGTTTCCCTCGTGGAGCGAAGACAGCCAAGCAGTGTTCCATCAACATGGTGCTGAATGAAAAGGACATTCCCATGGTGTCCATCTTCAAACAGATGAGGATCAAGGGCTGGTGGCCCTTCCTGGCCAGAGATGAGAACGATGAGTTTGAACTCACG GGGAAAGTGGAAGCCGAGCTGCAGCTGATGACTGCAGAGGAGGCTGAGAAGAACCCAGTGGGGGAAGGACGCAATGAACCTGAGCCCCTGGAGAAACCCAA CCGACCAGACACAGCCTTCCTATGGTTCCTCATGCCTTTCAAAGCCATCAAAAACCTCATCTGCAACCAGTACTTCTGGCTCACGGTCAAGTTAGTGGTGGCCCTGCTGCTGGTGCTCGTCCTGGGCCTCTTCATCTACAGCATGCCCGGATACATGGCCAAGAAACTAATGGGTGTCTGA